Proteins from a genomic interval of Rhodopseudomonas julia:
- the sufA gene encoding Fe-S cluster assembly scaffold SufA, whose translation MAFPGFQVLSLTDAAAARVREIVANAEAPAAGIRVGIKKGGCAGMEYTVDLAREVDPSDDKVDIGEGVAVFVDPSATLFLLGTEMDFEVTKLRTGFVFRNPNQTSACGCGESVELQAADPGSFQSARA comes from the coding sequence ATGGCTTTTCCCGGATTTCAAGTTCTGAGCCTCACCGACGCCGCCGCTGCGCGCGTTCGGGAGATCGTGGCAAACGCCGAAGCTCCGGCTGCGGGCATTCGTGTCGGCATCAAGAAGGGCGGATGCGCCGGTATGGAATATACCGTCGATCTCGCGCGCGAGGTCGATCCCTCTGATGACAAGGTCGATATCGGCGAGGGCGTTGCTGTTTTCGTCGACCCTTCCGCCACCCTGTTTTTGCTCGGGACGGAAATGGATTTTGAGGTGACGAAGCTGCGGACGGGCTTCGTATTTCGCAATCCCAATCAGACCTCGGCGTGCGGTTGCGGCGAATCGGTGGAACTGCAGGCCGCCGATCCTGGCAGCTTCCAGTCTGCGCGTGCGTGA
- the parE gene encoding DNA topoisomerase IV subunit B, translating into MDRAEDLFSSASKPSGTKTPTERAPRRRKAREVSAPASGYSATDIEVLEGLEPVRRRPGMYIGGTDEKAFHHLFAEVIDNSMDEAVGGHASWIEVELDPEGFLTVTDNGRGIPVDRHPKFPDRSALEVIMTTLHAGGKFNSKVYETSGGLHGVGVSVVNALSEKLEVEVARNRKLYRQSFSRGKPLGPLEEAGEAPNRRGTRIRFRPDPEIFGNEAKFDPKRLHEMARSKAYLFGGVEIRWNCPSFLIDPKSEVPEKAVFHFPDGLRDYLDATLAGETRVGDIFSGRTERPGGHGAVEWAIVWFAGDGFLSSYCNTVPTPEGGTHEAGLRTALLRSLKGYGELIGNKRAAQITSDDIMTSMGGMLSVFIREPEFVGQTKDRLATGEASRIVDAAIRDAFDHWLAASPNQSANLLDWVVDRAEERLRRRREKEISRKTATRKLRLPGKLADCSASDRDDTELFIVEGDSAGGSAKQARNRRTQAILPLRGKILNVASAGREKLSQNQQLADLIQALGCGTGSRYREQDLRYGKIIIMTDADVDGAHIASLLITFFYREMPEAIRQGRVFLAVPPLFRLSQGGKVLYARDEAHRDELMQAEFSSRGKVEVSRFKGLGEMMPAQLKETTMDPARRTLLRVGILDDEAQAVRATVTQLMGNKPEARFAFIQERAAFAPPDLDI; encoded by the coding sequence ATGGACCGAGCCGAGGATCTTTTTTCCAGCGCCAGCAAGCCCTCCGGCACAAAGACGCCCACCGAGCGGGCTCCGCGCCGCCGCAAGGCGCGAGAGGTGAGCGCTCCGGCGTCAGGCTATTCCGCCACCGACATTGAGGTTCTGGAAGGCTTGGAGCCGGTTCGGCGTCGGCCGGGTATGTATATCGGCGGCACCGACGAGAAGGCCTTCCACCATCTCTTTGCCGAGGTGATCGACAATTCGATGGACGAGGCCGTGGGCGGCCACGCCAGTTGGATCGAGGTCGAGCTCGACCCCGAGGGGTTCCTGACTGTGACGGACAATGGTCGCGGCATTCCCGTCGACAGGCATCCGAAGTTCCCGGACAGATCGGCGCTCGAAGTCATCATGACGACGCTGCATGCCGGCGGAAAGTTCAATTCGAAGGTCTACGAAACGTCCGGCGGGTTGCACGGCGTCGGCGTCTCCGTCGTCAATGCACTGTCGGAAAAGCTCGAAGTGGAAGTTGCGCGCAATCGCAAGCTCTACCGACAGTCCTTTTCTCGCGGCAAGCCTCTCGGCCCGCTGGAGGAAGCCGGCGAGGCTCCGAATCGCCGCGGCACGCGCATTCGCTTTCGTCCAGACCCGGAAATCTTCGGTAACGAAGCAAAGTTTGATCCCAAGCGCCTCCACGAGATGGCGCGATCGAAGGCCTATCTCTTCGGCGGGGTCGAAATCCGCTGGAACTGCCCTTCGTTCCTTATCGATCCGAAGAGCGAAGTCCCAGAGAAGGCGGTTTTCCATTTTCCTGACGGGCTGCGCGATTATCTCGATGCCACGCTCGCAGGAGAGACGCGCGTCGGTGACATTTTTTCCGGGCGCACGGAGCGCCCGGGCGGGCACGGGGCGGTCGAATGGGCGATCGTCTGGTTCGCCGGCGACGGCTTCTTAAGCTCATACTGCAACACCGTTCCGACGCCTGAAGGCGGCACGCATGAAGCCGGATTGCGAACCGCGCTCCTGCGCAGCCTCAAGGGCTATGGCGAGCTCATCGGCAACAAGCGCGCGGCACAGATCACCTCCGACGACATCATGACGTCGATGGGCGGCATGCTGTCCGTATTCATCCGCGAACCTGAGTTTGTCGGGCAGACCAAGGATCGGCTGGCGACCGGCGAAGCGTCCCGCATCGTCGACGCCGCTATTCGCGACGCGTTCGACCATTGGCTCGCCGCCTCGCCGAACCAGTCCGCAAATCTCCTCGATTGGGTGGTGGACCGCGCCGAAGAGCGCCTAAGGCGACGCCGTGAAAAGGAAATTTCTCGCAAGACCGCGACACGCAAATTGCGGCTGCCGGGCAAGCTTGCCGATTGCTCGGCAAGCGATCGTGACGACACCGAGCTCTTCATCGTGGAGGGCGATTCGGCCGGGGGATCGGCCAAACAGGCCCGCAATCGGCGAACGCAGGCGATTTTGCCGCTCAGGGGCAAAATCCTCAATGTCGCGAGCGCAGGACGCGAGAAGCTCTCGCAGAATCAGCAGCTCGCGGACCTGATCCAGGCCCTCGGATGCGGGACCGGCTCCCGCTACCGGGAGCAGGATCTGCGTTACGGCAAAATCATTATCATGACCGACGCGGATGTGGACGGCGCCCACATCGCCTCGCTCCTCATCACGTTCTTCTATCGTGAAATGCCCGAGGCGATCCGACAGGGACGCGTCTTCCTGGCCGTCCCGCCTCTCTTCCGGCTTTCGCAAGGCGGCAAGGTTCTCTACGCCCGCGACGAAGCTCATCGCGACGAGCTGATGCAGGCCGAGTTCTCAAGCCGCGGCAAGGTCGAGGTCAGCCGCTTCAAAGGCCTCGGCGAAATGATGCCGGCGCAGCTCAAAGAGACGACGATGGACCCCGCCCGACGCACGCTTTTGCGCGTCGGGATATTGGACGACGAAGCTCAGGCGGTTCGTGCCACTGTGACCCAGCTCATGGGAAATAAGCCCGAAGCACGCTTCGCCTTCATCCAAGAGCGCGCGGCTTTCGCACCGCCAGACCTCGACATCTAG
- a CDS encoding P-II family nitrogen regulator, which produces MKKIEAIIKPFKLDEVKEALQEVGLQGITVTEAKGFGRQKGHTELYRGAEYVVDFLPKVKVEVVLPDELVERAVDAIRNAAQTGRIGDGKIFISSVEEAIRIRTGETGAEAI; this is translated from the coding sequence ATGAAGAAGATCGAAGCGATCATAAAACCGTTCAAACTCGATGAAGTGAAGGAGGCGTTGCAGGAAGTCGGACTGCAGGGCATCACAGTGACCGAGGCCAAGGGCTTCGGGCGTCAGAAGGGCCATACCGAGCTCTATCGCGGTGCAGAATATGTCGTCGATTTCCTGCCCAAGGTGAAGGTTGAAGTGGTGCTGCCGGACGAGCTTGTCGAGCGGGCAGTCGATGCCATCCGAAACGCCGCGCAGACCGGTCGCATCGGCGACGGAAAGATCTTCATCTCCAGCGTCGAAGAAGCCATTCGCATCCGCACGGGCGAAACCGGCGCAGAAGCAATCTAG
- a CDS encoding outer membrane protein, with product MKKILLASAAVALMGGSALAADLPTYEPAPVATPVATPTYNWSGGYVGLQTGWAWSNVDTDFNYGGTTVGGFDFDSDGWTAGVAAGWDYQWNWAVLGVRGDINWLDVDGDGSRDTVVNGMDANWLASLTARAGVGMDRFHPYVLGGVAYVDYDHSNSYTNGVAVYGDSDDDGDFGWTLGAGIEVAVTDNISVSGEYRHYWFDDKSIGYADGSSVDFDTDMDTFMVGVNWRFGGPSGSVMANY from the coding sequence ATGAAAAAGATCCTTCTCGCGAGCGCCGCGGTTGCCCTGATGGGCGGTTCCGCCCTCGCAGCGGATTTGCCGACCTATGAGCCGGCTCCCGTCGCAACGCCGGTTGCCACGCCGACCTACAACTGGTCGGGCGGCTATGTCGGTCTCCAGACCGGCTGGGCGTGGTCGAACGTCGACACTGACTTCAATTACGGTGGCACGACGGTCGGCGGCTTTGATTTCGACAGCGACGGCTGGACGGCCGGTGTTGCCGCCGGTTGGGACTACCAGTGGAACTGGGCCGTCCTCGGCGTGCGTGGCGACATCAACTGGCTTGACGTCGACGGCGACGGCAGCCGTGACACGGTTGTCAACGGCATGGACGCCAACTGGCTCGCCAGCTTGACGGCCCGCGCCGGTGTCGGCATGGACCGCTTCCATCCGTATGTCCTCGGTGGTGTTGCCTACGTCGATTACGATCACAGCAACTCCTACACCAATGGCGTTGCGGTTTACGGCGACAGCGACGACGACGGCGACTTCGGCTGGACGCTCGGTGCCGGCATCGAAGTTGCGGTCACCGACAACATCTCCGTGTCGGGCGAGTATCGCCACTACTGGTTCGACGACAAGTCGATCGGCTATGCCGACGGTTCCAGCGTCGATTTCGACACGGACATGGACACGTTCATGGTCGGTGTGAACTGGCGCTTCGGCGGCCCGAGCGGCTCGGTGATGGCGAACTACTAA
- the tig gene encoding trigger factor, which translates to MDINETLSDGLKRELKVTVPAGELNDRLAARLDQLRGQVRLKGFRPGKVPTDHLRRLYGKAAMAEIVENIVAETTRTAINERGEKAAMQPEIAMTDDEAEANEILAANADLTFTVNYEVLPEFEIAEIKGIKIERPIAEVPDEEVDERLNAIGEGSRTYEAVKRKAKDGDRITIGFVGKIDGEVFDGGSDDNTQIVIGSGQFIPGFEEKLKGVKEGEEKTIEVTFPEDYPSEKLAGKPATFDVTVKEVAAPQELKLDDEFAQKLGVESLDKLKEAVRAQLESEYGSATRQRVKRQLLDALDEKHDFPLPEKLVEQEFENIWRQVMHDVEHHGRSFEDEGTTEEAARAEYRTIAERRVRLGLVLSKIGEEAKVEVGEEELQRALYEQVRRFPGQEQQVIEHYRNNPEAVQALRAPIFEEKVVDYMLELADVTDKTVSREELLADDDEDDHEHHHHHEHDH; encoded by the coding sequence ATGGATATCAACGAGACCCTCTCCGACGGCCTCAAGCGCGAATTGAAGGTTACCGTTCCGGCCGGCGAATTGAACGATCGGCTGGCTGCGCGCCTGGATCAGCTGCGGGGACAGGTCCGCCTCAAGGGCTTCCGCCCTGGCAAAGTCCCGACCGATCATCTGCGCCGGCTCTATGGCAAGGCGGCGATGGCGGAAATCGTCGAGAACATCGTTGCCGAAACGACACGCACGGCCATCAATGAACGTGGCGAGAAGGCTGCCATGCAGCCCGAAATCGCCATGACCGACGATGAGGCGGAGGCCAACGAGATCTTGGCGGCGAACGCCGATCTGACCTTTACGGTGAACTACGAAGTTCTGCCCGAATTCGAGATCGCCGAGATCAAGGGCATCAAGATCGAACGTCCGATCGCCGAAGTGCCAGATGAAGAGGTCGACGAGCGGCTGAACGCGATCGGCGAGGGAAGTCGCACCTACGAGGCGGTGAAGCGAAAGGCCAAGGACGGCGACCGCATCACCATCGGCTTCGTCGGCAAGATCGACGGGGAAGTTTTCGACGGCGGCAGCGACGACAACACCCAGATCGTCATCGGCTCCGGCCAGTTCATCCCGGGCTTCGAAGAGAAGCTGAAGGGCGTGAAGGAAGGCGAGGAGAAGACGATCGAGGTCACCTTCCCGGAGGATTATCCCTCTGAGAAGCTCGCTGGAAAGCCGGCGACGTTCGATGTCACGGTCAAGGAAGTGGCCGCACCGCAGGAGCTGAAGCTCGACGACGAGTTCGCCCAGAAGCTCGGGGTCGAATCGCTCGACAAGCTGAAGGAAGCCGTGCGCGCCCAGCTCGAAAGCGAATACGGCTCCGCCACTCGCCAGCGTGTGAAGCGTCAGCTCCTTGACGCACTCGATGAGAAGCACGACTTCCCGCTTCCGGAAAAGCTGGTCGAGCAGGAATTCGAGAATATCTGGCGGCAGGTGATGCATGATGTCGAGCATCACGGCCGTTCCTTCGAGGATGAAGGCACGACGGAAGAGGCGGCACGGGCGGAGTACCGCACCATTGCCGAGCGCCGTGTGCGTCTTGGTCTCGTTCTGTCGAAAATCGGCGAAGAGGCGAAGGTCGAGGTGGGCGAGGAAGAGCTGCAGCGCGCTCTTTACGAGCAGGTTCGCCGCTTCCCCGGCCAGGAGCAGCAGGTCATCGAGCACTACCGCAACAATCCGGAAGCGGTGCAGGCGCTTCGTGCTCCGATTTTTGAGGAGAAGGTGGTCGACTACATGCTCGAGCTCGCCGATGTCACCGACAAGACGGTGTCACGCGAAGAGCTGCTCGCCGATGACGACGAGGACGACCACGAGCATCACCATCACCACGAGCACGATCACTGA
- a CDS encoding NAD(P)H-hydrate dehydratase, translated as MCDHFSAREALLLLTPEQMGRADRAAMEAGISGSLLMENAGTAVAMRAQEICPHGGHVLVLAGPGNNGGDGLVAARLLAERGYRVRLALLGSREKLSGDAAIAASRWQGGLEKLSAGIDLSADLIVDALFGAGLGRPIEGEVAALVEAVNACQRPVLAVDLPSGIDGRTGCVRGAAFKAAKTVTFFREKPGHILLPGRLHCGEIHVADIGIPDAVLPDLSLKLWRNHPGLWHDVLPVPDVEGHKYARGHTVVVSGPAHATGAARLAARAALRAGAGLVSMAAEEDAIPALAAHLTAVMIKKVDGAQGLAGLLSDARLNAVVIGPGAGVGQATCERVAACLQSEAAVVLDADAVTSFKDQPARLFDAIEARSAPVFMTPHEGEFSRLFPDLAEHADKVEKTRKAAERAGAVVLLKGADTVVAAPDGRAAISARDAPWLATAGTGDVLAGMIAGLAAQRMPAFDAACAAVWMHADAARRFGPGLISEDLPEMLPAVWSQLAAERCAD; from the coding sequence ATGTGTGATCATTTCTCTGCCCGCGAAGCTCTCCTCCTTCTCACCCCGGAGCAGATGGGGCGTGCCGACCGCGCGGCGATGGAGGCCGGAATCTCCGGTTCTCTGCTAATGGAGAACGCGGGTACGGCCGTAGCAATGCGCGCACAGGAGATCTGTCCGCACGGCGGCCATGTCCTCGTCCTTGCGGGCCCTGGCAACAATGGAGGCGACGGCTTGGTCGCCGCCCGCCTTCTCGCCGAGCGCGGCTATCGTGTCCGGCTTGCCCTCCTCGGCTCTCGTGAAAAACTCTCCGGCGATGCAGCGATCGCCGCATCGCGTTGGCAAGGCGGGCTCGAGAAGCTTTCCGCCGGCATCGATCTTTCGGCCGACCTCATCGTCGATGCGCTTTTCGGCGCCGGTCTCGGGCGGCCGATCGAAGGGGAGGTCGCCGCTCTCGTCGAGGCCGTCAATGCGTGCCAACGGCCCGTTCTGGCGGTCGATCTCCCGAGCGGCATCGATGGTCGAACGGGATGCGTCCGCGGCGCGGCCTTCAAGGCTGCAAAAACCGTGACCTTCTTCCGCGAGAAGCCGGGGCACATCCTGCTGCCGGGGCGTCTCCATTGCGGAGAAATCCATGTGGCCGATATCGGTATCCCGGACGCGGTTTTGCCGGATCTCTCGCTCAAGCTCTGGCGCAATCATCCGGGGCTGTGGCACGATGTTCTGCCGGTTCCGGATGTGGAGGGACATAAATACGCGCGCGGCCATACTGTGGTCGTGTCCGGCCCCGCGCATGCCACCGGAGCGGCGCGCCTGGCGGCCCGGGCGGCGTTGCGGGCCGGCGCGGGCCTCGTCAGTATGGCGGCGGAGGAAGACGCCATACCCGCACTCGCCGCACATCTGACTGCGGTCATGATCAAGAAGGTCGATGGTGCCCAGGGATTGGCCGGGCTTCTCTCTGACGCGCGCCTCAACGCCGTGGTCATCGGGCCGGGAGCCGGCGTGGGGCAGGCGACATGCGAGCGTGTCGCAGCGTGCCTGCAGAGCGAGGCGGCCGTCGTCCTAGATGCCGATGCCGTAACAAGCTTCAAGGATCAGCCGGCGAGGCTGTTCGACGCGATCGAAGCGCGCTCCGCACCAGTCTTCATGACCCCGCATGAGGGAGAGTTTTCGCGGCTTTTCCCCGACCTTGCCGAGCATGCGGACAAGGTCGAGAAAACACGCAAAGCCGCCGAGCGAGCCGGAGCGGTCGTGCTCCTCAAGGGCGCGGATACGGTCGTGGCCGCCCCTGACGGCCGGGCAGCGATTTCAGCACGGGACGCTCCCTGGCTTGCGACAGCCGGGACGGGCGATGTTCTGGCCGGCATGATCGCAGGGCTGGCCGCTCAGCGGATGCCGGCCTTCGATGCCGCCTGCGCTGCCGTGTGGATGCATGCCGATGCGGCGCGCCGCTTTGGTCCGGGCCTGATTTCAGAAGATTTGCCGGAGATGCTGCCAGCGGTGTGGTCGCAGCTCGCGGCTGAGCGCTGCGCTGATTAA
- a CDS encoding DEAD/DEAH box helicase, protein MSFDKLGLSDKVLQAVSAVGYTEPTPIQAEAIPHVMAGRDVLGLAQTGTGKTASFTLPMLTLLERGRARARMPRTLILEPTRELAAQVEDNFLRYGANHKLTVALLIGGISFDEQDKKLTRGADVLIATPGRLLDHFERGRLLLTGVEILVIDEADRMLDMGFIPDIERIVSLITATRKPQTLLFSATMPKEIATLAAKFMTNPERVEVSRPSSTAENVSQHTVVTGRKPHEKRVALRTLIDREKDLTNAIIFCNRKRDVATLERSLRRHGYSAGALHGDMDQHARLATLESFRENRISLLVASDVAARGLDIPAVSHIFNFDVPTHAEDYVHRIGRTGRAGRTGRSFTLMTAEEKKYVSAIEKLIHREIPPLPDFEAAEPEADEEDERPRRSSSRRGKSGSRERSRGAKPAAKTDAAKIDADEVTANEGAAPTEARSGQAKSEQVRSSERSKSEQAKSAQGKSSSRADSRPKRNDKPQQSGQSKGKPNRPREEEAVGFGDHVPAFLLQPVRVGNS, encoded by the coding sequence ATGAGCTTTGATAAACTCGGTTTAAGCGACAAGGTTTTGCAGGCCGTTAGCGCGGTTGGCTATACGGAGCCCACTCCCATTCAGGCGGAGGCGATTCCGCATGTCATGGCGGGACGTGATGTCCTGGGCCTCGCACAGACGGGCACCGGCAAGACGGCTTCCTTCACTCTTCCCATGCTGACGCTCCTGGAAAGGGGGCGGGCACGCGCACGTATGCCGCGCACATTGATCTTGGAGCCGACCCGCGAACTTGCGGCTCAGGTCGAAGACAATTTCCTGCGCTACGGCGCAAACCACAAACTCACCGTGGCACTCCTCATCGGGGGCATTTCTTTCGATGAGCAGGACAAAAAGCTCACGCGTGGCGCAGATGTCCTGATCGCGACACCAGGGCGCCTTCTCGATCATTTCGAACGGGGTCGACTGCTGCTGACGGGTGTCGAGATTCTCGTCATCGACGAAGCCGATCGTATGCTCGACATGGGCTTTATCCCCGACATCGAGCGGATCGTCAGCCTGATCACGGCGACACGCAAACCGCAGACGCTCCTGTTCTCGGCAACGATGCCGAAGGAAATCGCCACCCTCGCGGCGAAATTCATGACCAATCCGGAGCGTGTGGAGGTTTCGCGGCCATCCAGCACCGCGGAAAACGTCAGTCAGCACACGGTCGTCACGGGGCGCAAACCGCACGAGAAGCGCGTCGCCTTGCGGACTTTGATCGATCGGGAGAAAGATCTCACGAACGCGATCATCTTTTGCAATCGCAAGCGCGATGTCGCGACGCTCGAGCGCTCGCTCCGGCGGCATGGCTATTCGGCCGGGGCGTTGCACGGTGATATGGACCAGCATGCGCGCCTTGCGACGCTGGAATCGTTCCGTGAGAATCGCATCAGCCTTCTCGTCGCTTCAGACGTCGCGGCTCGCGGCCTCGATATCCCGGCGGTCAGCCACATCTTCAACTTCGACGTTCCGACACACGCGGAAGATTATGTGCACCGCATCGGCCGGACCGGCCGAGCCGGGCGCACGGGCCGCTCCTTCACGCTGATGACGGCTGAAGAGAAGAAATACGTCTCGGCGATCGAGAAGCTCATTCATCGCGAAATCCCTCCCCTTCCCGACTTTGAGGCCGCTGAGCCGGAAGCGGACGAGGAAGACGAGCGTCCGCGGCGCTCCAGCTCACGGCGCGGAAAGAGCGGCAGTCGAGAACGTTCGCGCGGCGCAAAGCCCGCGGCCAAGACCGACGCGGCCAAGATCGACGCGGACGAGGTAACAGCAAACGAGGGCGCCGCGCCAACCGAAGCTAGATCCGGACAGGCCAAGTCGGAGCAGGTCAGGTCGTCGGAGCGTAGCAAGTCGGAACAGGCCAAATCGGCGCAAGGCAAGTCGAGCTCCCGGGCGGATTCTCGGCCGAAGCGCAATGACAAGCCGCAGCAGAGCGGACAGTCAAAAGGCAAGCCGAATCGCCCGCGCGAAGAGGAAGCCGTCGGCTTCGGCGATCACGTGCCGGCCTTTCTTCTACAGCCGGTGCGCGTCGGCAACAGCTAA
- a CDS encoding SUF system Fe-S cluster assembly protein: protein MDETTHKDETDAAAASHSQADEAPNSPDIDASAIPPEEVERLSQDIVAALKTVYDPEIPADIYELGLIYKVDIDDSRHVNIDMTLTAPGCPVAGEMPIWVENAVASVQGVSGATATMVFDPPWTPERMSDEAKVAIGWW from the coding sequence ATGGACGAGACCACGCACAAGGACGAAACCGACGCCGCCGCGGCGTCCCACTCGCAAGCGGACGAGGCACCGAATTCCCCGGATATCGACGCTTCGGCCATTCCGCCTGAAGAGGTCGAGCGCCTGAGCCAGGATATCGTGGCGGCCCTCAAAACCGTCTACGATCCTGAAATTCCGGCCGACATCTATGAGCTTGGCCTGATCTATAAGGTCGATATCGACGATTCGCGCCATGTGAACATCGACATGACTCTCACGGCGCCGGGCTGTCCGGTGGCCGGCGAAATGCCTATTTGGGTTGAGAACGCAGTTGCCTCAGTCCAGGGCGTTTCCGGTGCGACGGCAACAATGGTTTTCGATCCGCCATGGACGCCGGAACGGATGTCGGATGAGGCGAAGGTCGCGATCGGTTGGTGGTAG
- the glnA gene encoding type I glutamate--ammonia ligase, translating into MSNASDVLKTIKDNDVKYVDLRFTDPRGKMQHVTMDVSIVDEDMFADGIMFDGSSIAGWKAINESDMTLMPDPDTAVIDPFFAQPTLAIFCDILEPSTGEPYNRDPRTTAKKALAYLQSTGVGDTAFFGPEAEFFIFDDVRFSCTPYNTGFLLDSIELPTNQWTEYEGGNMGHRVRTKGGYFPVPPIDSAQDLRSDMLMYMAEMGVDVEKHHHEVGSAQHELGMKFDTLVRVADKLQIYKYCIHQTAAAYGKTATFMPKPVFGDNGTGMHCHQSIWKDGNPVFAGNQYADLSEECLFYIGGILKHAKALNAFTNPTTNSYKRLVPGYEAPVLLAYSARNRSASCRIPYTNSPKAKRMEIRFPDPAANPYLAFSAMLMAGLDGIKNRIHPGDPMDKDLYDLPPEELKDIPTVCGSLREAISSLEADHEFLTAGGVFDEDQIEAYLDLLREQNIRYEQTPHPIEFEMYYSV; encoded by the coding sequence ATGAGCAATGCTTCCGATGTCTTGAAGACGATCAAAGACAACGATGTAAAATATGTCGACCTGCGCTTCACCGACCCGCGCGGTAAGATGCAGCACGTGACCATGGACGTATCTATCGTCGACGAAGATATGTTCGCCGACGGCATCATGTTCGACGGTTCTTCGATCGCCGGCTGGAAGGCCATCAACGAGTCCGATATGACGCTGATGCCGGACCCGGACACTGCGGTCATCGACCCGTTCTTCGCGCAGCCGACGCTCGCAATCTTCTGCGATATCCTGGAGCCGTCCACGGGCGAGCCCTACAACCGCGATCCGCGCACCACGGCAAAGAAGGCCCTCGCCTATCTGCAGTCGACCGGCGTCGGCGACACCGCCTTTTTCGGACCGGAAGCGGAATTCTTCATCTTCGACGACGTGCGCTTCTCCTGCACGCCTTACAACACCGGCTTCCTGCTTGATTCCATCGAGCTGCCCACCAATCAGTGGACGGAATACGAAGGCGGCAATATGGGCCACCGCGTGCGCACCAAGGGCGGTTATTTCCCGGTGCCGCCGATCGATTCGGCCCAGGATCTGCGCTCCGACATGCTGATGTACATGGCGGAGATGGGCGTCGACGTCGAAAAGCACCATCACGAGGTCGGCTCCGCCCAGCATGAGCTCGGCATGAAATTCGACACGCTCGTGCGCGTCGCCGACAAACTGCAGATCTACAAATACTGCATCCATCAGACGGCCGCCGCTTACGGCAAGACGGCGACCTTCATGCCGAAGCCGGTCTTTGGCGACAACGGCACGGGCATGCACTGCCACCAGTCGATCTGGAAGGACGGCAACCCGGTTTTTGCTGGCAACCAGTACGCCGACCTCTCCGAGGAATGCCTGTTCTACATCGGCGGCATCCTGAAGCACGCCAAGGCGCTCAACGCCTTCACCAACCCGACCACTAACTCCTACAAGCGCCTGGTCCCGGGCTACGAGGCTCCGGTGCTGCTCGCCTATTCGGCGCGCAATCGTTCCGCCTCCTGCCGTATCCCCTACACCAACTCGCCGAAGGCAAAGCGCATGGAGATCCGTTTCCCGGATCCGGCGGCGAATCCGTATCTCGCCTTCTCCGCCATGCTGATGGCCGGCCTCGACGGTATCAAGAACCGGATCCATCCGGGCGACCCGATGGACAAGGACCTCTACGATCTGCCGCCGGAGGAGCTGAAGGACATCCCGACCGTGTGCGGTTCGCTGCGTGAAGCGATCTCTTCGCTGGAAGCCGATCACGAGTTCCTGACGGCCGGTGGCGTCTTCGACGAAGATCAGATCGAGGCCTATCTCGACCTCCTGCGCGAGCAGAACATCCGCTACGAGCAGACCCCGCATCCGATCGAATTTGAGATGTACTACTCGGTCTGA